A genomic window from Candidatus Andeanibacterium colombiense includes:
- a CDS encoding lysophospholipid acyltransferase family protein produces the protein MGDALALEQTRIAPLGWALIGLRLLLMLALLLVCAPLYYVWKLLGLGRFWPRVFLGGVGLIAGLDIRIEGRPARQALLLSNHVSWLDIPAIAWASGSAFVGHSGLASIGLLKTLCAMNDTVFIARHDRGSVADQVEQVRQAIAGTGALTFFPEGTTSDGTGLLPFKSSLLSAVENLPEGVPIQPVLLDYAEAPGISWVGDEHGLDNFKRILARGRSVHLTIHFLPPLSGPELTNRKTMAAAAREAILRAMAR, from the coding sequence ATGGGTGACGCGCTCGCCCTCGAACAGACCCGTATCGCCCCGCTCGGCTGGGCGCTGATCGGGTTGCGGCTGCTGCTGATGCTCGCGCTGCTGCTGGTCTGCGCACCGCTCTATTATGTGTGGAAGCTGCTCGGCCTCGGGCGGTTCTGGCCGCGCGTGTTCCTCGGCGGGGTCGGGCTGATCGCCGGGCTCGACATCCGGATCGAAGGCCGCCCCGCGCGCCAGGCACTGCTGCTGTCGAACCACGTCAGTTGGCTCGATATCCCGGCGATTGCCTGGGCCAGCGGCAGCGCCTTCGTCGGCCACTCGGGCCTGGCCTCGATCGGCCTGCTCAAGACGCTGTGCGCGATGAACGACACGGTCTTCATCGCCCGGCACGACCGCGGCAGCGTCGCCGATCAGGTCGAACAGGTGCGCCAGGCGATCGCCGGCACCGGCGCGCTGACCTTCTTCCCCGAAGGCACCACCAGCGATGGGACCGGGTTGCTGCCGTTCAAGAGCTCGCTGCTCTCGGCGGTCGAGAATTTGCCGGAGGGCGTGCCGATCCAGCCGGTGCTGCTCGATTATGCGGAAGCGCCGGGAATCTCGTGGGTCGGCGACGAACACGGGCTCGACAATTTCAAGCGCATCCTCGCGCGCGGACGCTCGGTCCATTTGACGATCCACTTCCTCCCCCCGCTTTCGGGCCCCGAGCTGACCAACCGCAAGACGATGGCGGCGGCGGCGCGCGAGGCGATCCTGCGGGCGATGGCGCGCTAG
- a CDS encoding NifU family protein: MFIETETTPNPLSLKFLPGQVVMDAGTREFASPEAAEASPLAEAIFDTGDVTNVFYGRDFISVTAAPGGDWSALKPQVVAILLDHFVSQAPLFAAGTAAGISVPAEDAVDDDPADADIVAQIRELLETRIRPAVAGDGGDIQYRGFRSGVVYLTMQGACSGCPSSTATLKHGIEGLLKHYVPEVTEVRAA, translated from the coding sequence ATGTTCATCGAAACCGAAACCACTCCGAACCCGCTGTCGCTGAAGTTCCTGCCCGGCCAGGTGGTGATGGACGCGGGCACCCGCGAATTCGCCTCGCCCGAAGCGGCCGAGGCCTCACCCCTTGCCGAAGCGATCTTCGACACAGGCGACGTCACCAACGTGTTCTACGGGCGCGATTTCATCTCGGTCACCGCCGCACCCGGGGGCGACTGGTCCGCGCTCAAACCGCAGGTGGTGGCGATATTGCTCGACCATTTCGTCAGCCAGGCGCCGCTCTTCGCAGCCGGCACGGCAGCGGGCATCTCGGTTCCGGCCGAAGACGCAGTCGATGACGATCCGGCCGATGCCGACATCGTCGCCCAGATCCGCGAATTGCTGGAAACCCGCATCCGCCCGGCGGTGGCCGGCGACGGCGGCGACATTCAGTACCGCGGCTTCCGTTCGGGCGTGGTTTACCTGACGATGCAGGGTGCCTGCTCGGGCTGCCCGTCCTCGACCGCGACGCTCAAGCACGGGATCGAGGGGCTGCTGAAGCATTACGTCCCCGAAGTTACCGAAGTGCGTGCCGCCTGA
- a CDS encoding PhoH family protein, whose protein sequence is MARKATRADYAALAHPEDRRDASRRARAEVEFDEQTMLGALFGEFDANLVQLENRLGVYIGARGNRVQIEGPEDAVARTREVLKGMHQRLLQGQVLDAGMVESLIAMSSEPTLEGIISGDAERPPIMIRTRKKTIVPRSAAQVDYMRALAKEDIIFALGPAGTGKTYIAVAQAVSQLMTGSVQRLILSRPAVEAGEKLGFLPGDMKEKVDPYLRPLYDALHDCLPAEQVERRIASGEIEIAPIAFMRGRTLADAFVILDEAQNTTREQMKMFLTRFGQNSRMVVCGDPKQVDIPGGPKMSGLNDAVERLEGVEGITVSRFTSGDVVRHPIVGRIVDAYEGTEA, encoded by the coding sequence ATGGCCCGCAAAGCTACTCGTGCCGATTATGCGGCACTCGCCCATCCCGAAGACCGCCGCGACGCGTCGCGGCGCGCCAGGGCAGAAGTGGAGTTCGACGAGCAGACCATGCTCGGGGCGCTGTTCGGGGAATTCGACGCCAATCTGGTCCAGCTTGAGAACCGTCTGGGCGTCTATATCGGGGCGCGCGGCAACCGGGTGCAGATCGAAGGGCCCGAAGACGCGGTGGCACGCACACGCGAAGTTTTGAAAGGCATGCACCAGCGCCTTCTGCAGGGGCAGGTGCTCGATGCGGGAATGGTCGAATCGCTGATCGCAATGTCATCCGAACCGACCCTCGAAGGGATCATCTCGGGCGATGCCGAGCGCCCGCCGATCATGATCCGCACGCGCAAGAAAACGATCGTGCCGCGTTCCGCCGCGCAGGTCGATTATATGCGCGCGCTGGCGAAGGAGGATATCATCTTCGCGCTCGGCCCGGCCGGAACCGGCAAGACCTATATCGCGGTGGCGCAGGCGGTGAGCCAGCTGATGACCGGCAGCGTCCAGCGCCTGATCCTGTCACGGCCCGCGGTCGAGGCGGGTGAGAAGCTCGGCTTCCTGCCCGGCGACATGAAGGAAAAGGTCGATCCCTATCTCCGCCCGCTCTACGACGCGCTGCACGATTGCCTTCCCGCCGAACAGGTCGAACGCCGGATCGCCTCGGGCGAGATCGAGATCGCGCCGATCGCCTTCATGCGCGGGCGCACGCTGGCCGATGCTTTCGTGATCCTCGACGAAGCGCAGAACACCACGCGCGAGCAGATGAAGATGTTCCTCACCCGCTTCGGCCAGAACAGCCGGATGGTGGTATGCGGCGACCCGAAGCAGGTCGACATCCCGGGCGGCCCGAAGATGAGCGGGCTCAACGATGCGGTCGAACGGCTCGAAGGCGTCGAAGGGATCACGGTCTCGCGCTTCACCTCCGGCGACGTGGTGCGTCACCCGATCGTCGGCCGGATCGTCGATGCATACGAAGGAACCGAGGCCTAG
- a CDS encoding RcnB family protein codes for MRKILTAAIAATLLVPAVGYAQSAGEVRHDKREVAKDQREVKRDLARGKFREAREDARETREDRKELREDWRDYRNKNRNAFHRSAYSAPRGMMYRPVAVGARLHRAFYGKPYWVSNYSAYRLPRPGAGLTYVRYGNDVLLINSRTGRVIRVYDKFFW; via the coding sequence ATGCGAAAAATTCTGACAGCGGCCATTGCGGCCACGCTGCTCGTCCCCGCCGTCGGCTATGCCCAGAGCGCCGGCGAAGTGCGCCACGACAAGCGCGAGGTCGCCAAGGATCAGCGCGAGGTCAAGCGCGATCTGGCGCGGGGCAAGTTCAGGGAAGCGCGTGAAGACGCGCGCGAGACCCGCGAAGACCGCAAGGAACTGCGCGAGGATTGGCGCGATTACCGGAACAAGAACCGCAACGCGTTTCACCGTTCGGCCTATTCCGCCCCGCGCGGCATGATGTACCGCCCGGTCGCGGTGGGAGCACGGCTGCACCGCGCGTTCTATGGCAAGCCCTATTGGGTTTCGAACTATTCGGCCTATCGCCTCCCACGCCCCGGCGCCGGTCTGACCTACGTCCGCTACGGGAACGATGTGTTGTTGATCAATTCCCGGACCGGCCGGGTGATCCGGGTTTACGACAAGTTCTTCTGGTAA
- a CDS encoding malonic semialdehyde reductase has protein sequence MGQPLDDAALDQLFRTARTYNGYLDRPVSTDQLHAIWDLMKFGPTSANQMPARVLWLTTSEAKERLARHAAANGDKIRKAPVSVVIAMDEHFHEHLPWLFPHTDARSWFLGDEKEALRKASAFRNSTLQGAYFILAARALGLDTGPMSGFDNAAVDAEFFAEEPKWKSNFISTLGYGDPATIFGRSPRPDFEVFNRVL, from the coding sequence ATGGGGCAACCGCTCGACGACGCCGCGCTCGATCAGCTTTTTCGCACCGCCCGCACCTACAATGGCTATCTCGACCGACCGGTAAGCACCGATCAACTTCACGCAATCTGGGACCTGATGAAGTTCGGCCCGACCTCGGCCAACCAGATGCCGGCCCGGGTTCTGTGGCTGACCACGAGTGAGGCCAAGGAGCGGCTGGCCCGCCATGCGGCCGCCAATGGCGACAAGATCCGCAAGGCCCCGGTCAGCGTGGTGATCGCGATGGACGAGCATTTCCATGAGCACCTGCCGTGGCTGTTCCCCCATACCGACGCGCGCAGTTGGTTCCTCGGCGACGAGAAGGAAGCGCTGCGCAAGGCGTCCGCGTTCCGCAACTCGACCCTTCAGGGCGCCTATTTCATCCTTGCGGCGCGTGCACTCGGGCTCGACACCGGGCCGATGTCGGGCTTCGACAACGCGGCGGTGGACGCCGAGTTCTTCGCCGAAGAGCCGAAGTGGAAGAGCAATTTCATCTCGACCCTCGGCTACGGCGATCCCGCGACGATCTTCGGCCGCAGCCCGCGCCCCGATTTCGAGGTCTTCAACCGCGTCCTCTAA
- a CDS encoding hemolysin family protein yields the protein MSDTDKLGESGKGDADSSGNLWGTIRRFFDGDSGETSLREQIEEAIAEHEDDQQDGAGETVKGDLSPVEVTMLRNLLHFSEHDADDVAIPRGEIIAVSAETSWDGMVAVFIEHGHSRMPVYRETLDEVIGMIHIKDVFNIIATGETPPADWTGLMRQPLYVPQSRNALDLLADMRAKRVHLAVVVDEYSGVDGIVTIEDLVEEIIGEIEDEHDEEPEQLIVPLGDGMWDADARAELDDVAEIIGDERIAEVEEAVDTLGGLAFVLAGQVPEVGTILKHPSGWCLEVTAADDTHATRLRLHSPPKNREAEEE from the coding sequence GTGTCCGACACGGACAAATTGGGCGAATCCGGCAAGGGAGACGCGGACAGTAGCGGCAATCTTTGGGGGACGATCCGCCGCTTCTTTGATGGCGATAGCGGCGAGACCTCGCTGCGCGAGCAGATCGAGGAAGCGATCGCCGAACACGAGGACGATCAGCAGGACGGTGCCGGGGAAACCGTCAAGGGCGATCTGTCGCCGGTCGAAGTCACCATGCTGCGCAACCTGCTCCATTTCAGCGAGCACGATGCCGACGACGTCGCGATCCCGCGCGGCGAGATCATCGCGGTCTCGGCCGAGACCAGCTGGGACGGGATGGTCGCGGTGTTCATCGAACACGGCCATTCGCGCATGCCGGTCTATCGTGAGACGCTCGACGAAGTGATCGGGATGATCCACATCAAGGACGTCTTCAACATCATCGCCACGGGTGAGACCCCGCCGGCCGACTGGACCGGGCTGATGCGTCAGCCGCTCTATGTCCCGCAGTCTCGCAATGCGCTCGACCTGCTCGCGGACATGCGGGCCAAGCGGGTCCACCTCGCGGTGGTGGTCGATGAATATTCGGGCGTCGACGGGATCGTTACGATCGAGGATCTGGTCGAGGAGATCATCGGCGAGATCGAGGACGAGCACGATGAGGAGCCCGAACAGCTGATCGTGCCGCTGGGCGACGGCATGTGGGATGCCGACGCGCGCGCCGAGCTGGACGATGTGGCCGAAATCATCGGCGACGAACGGATCGCCGAAGTCGAGGAGGCGGTCGATACGCTGGGCGGTCTGGCCTTCGTGCTCGCCGGCCAGGTGCCCGAAGTCGGCACGATCCTCAAGCATCCGAGCGGCTGGTGCCTCGAAGTGACCGCCGCGGACGATACCCATGCGACCCGGCTGAGGCTCCATAGCCCGCCGAAGAACCGTGAGGCCGAGGAAGAATAG
- the ybeY gene encoding rRNA maturation RNase YbeY, producing MDLEIDIEDWPAGDWDALAARAAEAAAAVAPELGNPRLSVSLLFTTDEEIHALNRDWREKDQPTNVLSFPMLDREELLELRREGAPELLGDIALARQTCASEAQEKGVSLADHAAHLIVHGLLHLAGHDHEISPTDAEAMEALETKALALIGIADPYWPGV from the coding sequence GTGGATCTCGAAATCGACATCGAAGACTGGCCCGCCGGCGATTGGGACGCGCTGGCCGCGCGCGCGGCCGAAGCCGCGGCGGCGGTCGCGCCCGAACTCGGCAACCCGCGGCTCTCGGTCAGCCTGCTGTTCACTACGGACGAAGAAATCCACGCGCTCAACCGCGACTGGCGCGAGAAGGACCAGCCCACCAACGTGCTGTCCTTCCCGATGCTCGATCGCGAGGAATTGCTCGAACTGCGCCGCGAAGGCGCGCCGGAACTGCTCGGTGACATTGCCCTCGCCCGCCAGACTTGCGCAAGCGAGGCGCAGGAAAAAGGCGTTTCGCTGGCGGATCATGCCGCGCATCTGATCGTCCACGGCCTGCTCCATCTGGCGGGTCACGACCATGAAATATCCCCGACGGATGCCGAGGCCATGGAAGCGCTCGAAACAAAGGCGCTTGCGTTGATCGGGATCGCGGACCCATATTGGCCCGGGGTTTAG
- a CDS encoding nucleotidyltransferase family protein translates to MIEPTILIMAGQRLGQIDALAAAYGITHKCLVPLLGRPLIGYVFDAVDAAFPGSRIVVSINDPRALDDEPEAQRFFDTGRLTTVASERNLLESTFAAVEGADWPVLITTGDNVLMTPEALRDFHRFALDQRADAAAMFARKEDILAAHPEGQPRFWKFRDGEFSGCNTFWMKDRAALAVAEIFRGGGQFLKFPRRFIGAFGLSNLIGFRLRLFDTNRMLARVSRRFGKTVKVRVADSGELAIDVDTRFSHTVAERLLRKRGVSG, encoded by the coding sequence ATGATCGAACCGACCATCCTGATCATGGCCGGACAGCGCCTCGGCCAGATCGATGCGCTGGCCGCCGCTTACGGCATCACGCATAAGTGCCTGGTGCCACTGCTCGGCCGCCCGCTGATCGGCTATGTGTTCGATGCGGTCGACGCCGCCTTTCCCGGGTCGCGGATCGTCGTCTCGATCAACGACCCGCGCGCGCTGGACGATGAGCCGGAGGCACAGCGGTTCTTCGATACGGGGCGCCTCACCACGGTCGCGTCGGAGCGCAATCTGCTCGAAAGCACTTTCGCCGCGGTCGAGGGAGCGGACTGGCCGGTGCTCATCACCACCGGCGACAATGTGTTGATGACTCCGGAAGCGCTGCGCGATTTCCACCGCTTCGCGCTCGATCAACGCGCCGATGCGGCGGCGATGTTCGCGCGCAAGGAAGATATTCTCGCCGCCCACCCCGAAGGTCAGCCGCGCTTCTGGAAGTTCCGCGACGGCGAATTCTCCGGCTGCAACACCTTCTGGATGAAGGACCGCGCGGCACTGGCGGTGGCCGAGATCTTCCGCGGCGGCGGGCAGTTCCTCAAGTTTCCCAGGCGCTTCATCGGCGCCTTCGGCCTGTCGAACTTGATCGGCTTTCGCCTGCGCCTGTTCGACACCAACCGCATGCTCGCGCGCGTGTCGCGCCGCTTCGGGAAGACGGTCAAGGTCCGGGTCGCCGACAGCGGCGAACTGGCGATCGATGTCGATACCCGGTTCAGCCACACCGTCGCCGAACGGCTGCTGCGCAAGCGGGGCGTTTCGGGCTGA
- the tsaB gene encoding tRNA (adenosine(37)-N6)-threonylcarbamoyltransferase complex dimerization subunit type 1 TsaB has translation MKTLVIDSATEACSVALLDGDHPVLGELRMLGRGHAEHLVPMIAALPGKGRADRICVSLGPGSFTGVRIGLAAARALGLAWKVPVLGYPTLALVASIARTERPGPVTVCMTGGHGEWFVQDFDGDGMPESALRSLAPDRANAAHDIVAGTQAEALVAGSGHGIALPLWPDARRMDLLPPALLRADLAPIYGRAPDARLPA, from the coding sequence ATGAAAACGCTGGTTATCGATAGCGCCACCGAGGCCTGCTCGGTCGCCCTGCTTGACGGGGACCATCCCGTCTTGGGCGAATTGCGTATGCTCGGGCGGGGCCATGCCGAACATCTGGTGCCGATGATCGCGGCCCTGCCCGGCAAAGGCCGCGCGGACAGGATCTGCGTATCGCTCGGACCCGGCAGCTTCACCGGCGTCCGCATCGGCCTTGCTGCCGCCCGCGCGCTGGGGCTGGCGTGGAAGGTCCCGGTACTCGGGTATCCGACGCTCGCGCTGGTCGCATCGATCGCGCGCACCGAGCGGCCCGGCCCGGTAACGGTGTGTATGACCGGCGGCCATGGTGAATGGTTCGTGCAGGATTTCGATGGCGATGGCATGCCGGAAAGCGCGCTCCGCTCGCTCGCACCCGATCGGGCGAATGCCGCGCATGACATCGTCGCCGGCACCCAGGCCGAGGCGCTGGTTGCCGGGAGCGGCCACGGCATCGCCCTGCCCCTATGGCCCGACGCGCGGCGGATGGATTTGCTTCCGCCGGCCCTGCTGCGAGCCGACCTCGCCCCGATCTATGGCCGCGCGCCCGACGCGAGACTGCCCGCATGA
- the miaB gene encoding tRNA (N6-isopentenyl adenosine(37)-C2)-methylthiotransferase MiaB: MPITTPPKTYRVKSFGCQMNVYDGERMGELLAEQGLSAAPEGQEADLVVLNTCHIREKAAEKVYSDIGRLMKAGGEKPPMIAVAGCVAQAEGEEIMARAPAVSMVVGPQAYHRLPEMLGRAVEGKRATDTDMPADAKFAALPKRRRSGASAFLTVQEGCDKFCTYCVVPYTRGAEISRPFADLVDEAARLVDAGAREITLLGQNVNAWSGEDAKGRAAGLDGLIRELARLPDLRRIRYTTSHPNDMTDGLIAAHGEIGKLMPYLHLPVQSGSDRVLKAMNRSHTAESYLRVLERVRAARPDIALSGDFIVGFPGETEAEFGETLALVEAVGYVAAFSFKYSPRPGTPAAAMDGQVPPEVMNERLQRLQAALGRGSLAFNRNSVGRTCEVLVERLGRQEGQWLGKSPWLQSVHFQGDAAIGDIVSVELTEALPNSLGGRLLERVPA; the protein is encoded by the coding sequence ATGCCCATCACCACTCCCCCCAAGACCTACCGCGTCAAAAGCTTCGGCTGCCAGATGAACGTCTATGACGGCGAACGCATGGGCGAGCTGCTGGCCGAACAGGGCCTCAGCGCCGCGCCGGAGGGGCAGGAGGCCGACCTGGTCGTACTCAACACCTGCCACATCCGCGAGAAGGCGGCCGAAAAGGTCTATTCGGACATCGGCCGACTGATGAAGGCGGGCGGCGAAAAGCCGCCGATGATCGCGGTTGCCGGCTGCGTCGCGCAGGCCGAGGGCGAGGAGATCATGGCGCGTGCGCCGGCGGTGTCGATGGTGGTCGGGCCGCAGGCCTATCACCGCCTGCCGGAAATGCTCGGCCGCGCGGTCGAGGGCAAACGCGCGACCGATACCGACATGCCGGCCGACGCCAAGTTCGCCGCGCTGCCTAAACGCCGCCGTTCGGGCGCGAGCGCATTCCTCACCGTGCAGGAAGGCTGCGACAAGTTCTGCACCTATTGCGTGGTGCCCTATACACGCGGCGCCGAAATCTCGCGCCCCTTCGCCGATCTGGTCGACGAGGCCGCCAGGCTGGTCGATGCCGGGGCGCGCGAGATCACCCTGCTCGGCCAGAACGTCAATGCGTGGAGCGGCGAAGATGCCAAGGGGCGCGCGGCCGGCCTCGACGGACTGATCAGGGAACTCGCCAGGCTGCCGGATTTGCGGCGCATTCGCTATACCACCAGCCACCCCAACGACATGACCGACGGTCTGATCGCCGCGCATGGCGAGATCGGCAAGCTGATGCCTTATCTCCATCTGCCGGTCCAGAGCGGCTCCGACCGGGTGCTCAAGGCGATGAACCGCAGCCACACCGCGGAAAGCTATCTCAGGGTGCTCGAACGCGTCCGCGCGGCGCGGCCGGACATCGCGCTTTCGGGCGATTTCATCGTCGGCTTTCCGGGTGAAACCGAGGCCGAGTTCGGCGAGACCCTCGCCCTGGTCGAAGCGGTCGGCTACGTGGCCGCCTTCAGCTTCAAATATTCGCCGCGCCCGGGGACACCCGCCGCCGCGATGGACGGGCAAGTGCCCCCGGAAGTGATGAATGAGCGTCTGCAGCGTCTGCAGGCCGCGCTTGGCCGCGGGAGCCTGGCCTTCAACCGCAACAGCGTCGGCCGCACCTGCGAGGTGCTGGTCGAACGCCTCGGTCGTCAGGAGGGGCAGTGGCTCGGCAAGTCGCCGTGGCTTCAGTCGGTCCATTTCCAGGGCGATGCCGCGATCGGCGACATCGTCTCGGTCGAACTGACCGAAGCCTTGCCGAACTCTTTGGGCGGGCGGCTGCTGGAGCGCGTCCCGGCCTGA
- a CDS encoding MucR family transcriptional regulator encodes MDTTEADMAETLITLTSDIVAAHVSNNNVAVEEVPALIQNIYGALASLGQKIEPVAAPLEPAVSIRSSVKPDSVTCLECGKKMKMLKRHLSTDHGMSTDDYRTRWSLPTDYPLVAPNYAEKRRELAKKIGLGRKPGQKRGRRKKTAE; translated from the coding sequence ATGGACACTACCGAAGCCGACATGGCCGAGACGCTGATCACGCTAACCTCGGACATCGTTGCCGCGCATGTGAGCAACAACAATGTCGCGGTCGAAGAAGTACCCGCCCTGATCCAGAATATTTACGGTGCGCTCGCAAGCCTCGGCCAGAAGATCGAGCCGGTTGCCGCGCCGCTGGAACCCGCCGTGTCGATCCGCTCCTCGGTCAAGCCTGACAGCGTCACCTGCCTCGAATGCGGCAAGAAGATGAAGATGCTCAAACGTCACCTCTCCACCGATCACGGCATGTCCACCGATGATTATCGCACCCGCTGGAGCCTCCCCACGGACTATCCGCTGGTTGCCCCCAACTATGCGGAAAAGCGCCGCGAGTTGGCAAAGAAGATCGGCCTCGGCCGCAAGCCCGGCCAGAAGCGCGGTCGCCGGAAAAAGACCGCCGAGTGA
- a CDS encoding GNAT family N-acetyltransferase — translation MTARDEVDHIMEVMETAFDPAYGEAWSRRQVSDAVILGNCRALLLDADGRPRERESDAAGFLLSRATLDEEELLLIAVRPDFRGQGIGGALIERLIAEAKMRGIVRLFLEMREGNPAEFLYRKYGFKPIGRRKNYYNRGSIPGIDAISFALSF, via the coding sequence ATGACGGCCCGCGACGAGGTCGATCACATCATGGAGGTGATGGAGACGGCCTTCGACCCCGCCTATGGCGAGGCGTGGAGCCGCCGCCAGGTCTCGGACGCGGTGATTCTCGGCAACTGCCGCGCGCTGCTGCTGGACGCGGATGGGCGCCCGCGCGAGCGCGAAAGCGACGCCGCGGGGTTCCTGCTCTCGCGCGCGACGCTGGACGAGGAAGAACTGCTGCTGATTGCGGTACGCCCGGACTTTCGCGGCCAAGGTATTGGCGGTGCCCTGATCGAGCGCTTGATTGCCGAGGCGAAAATGCGCGGGATCGTTCGACTTTTTCTTGAGATGCGTGAAGGAAATCCTGCGGAATTCCTCTACCGTAAATATGGTTTTAAACCTATCGGGCGGCGGAAGAATTACTATAATCGCGGTTCTATTCCCGGAATCGACGCGATCAGCTTCGCTCTTTCTTTCTAA
- a CDS encoding DoxX family protein translates to MAGLLFLSHGLQKLLAFPVPFPMALNPMSIAAGCIELVAGTLIAIGLFARPAAFIASGMCAVGYFMVHAPNGFYPIVNGGEQIALYSVLFLFMATRGAGVWSVEAATRKR, encoded by the coding sequence TTGGCCGGATTGCTGTTCCTCAGCCACGGGCTCCAGAAACTGCTGGCATTCCCGGTGCCGTTTCCGATGGCGCTCAACCCGATGTCGATCGCGGCCGGCTGCATCGAACTGGTTGCCGGCACGTTGATCGCGATCGGCCTGTTTGCGCGTCCGGCGGCATTCATCGCCAGTGGCATGTGCGCGGTCGGCTATTTCATGGTCCATGCGCCGAACGGCTTCTATCCGATCGTCAACGGCGGCGAGCAGATCGCGCTCTACAGCGTGTTGTTCCTGTTCATGGCGACCAGGGGCGCCGGCGTCTGGAGCGTCGAGGCAGCCACGCGCAAGCGCTGA
- a CDS encoding Fur family transcriptional regulator — protein sequence MHQPIDIEQLCAERGLRITEQRRIIARVLSESEDHPDVELLHERASAIDPKISIATVYRTVRLFEEAGILDRHDFGDGRARYEAAPEAHHDHLIDVESGKVVEFVDPELEALQKVIAERLGYRLVDHRMELYGVRLDREPRDG from the coding sequence GTGCACCAACCGATCGACATCGAACAGCTCTGCGCGGAGCGCGGCCTGCGCATCACCGAACAGCGGCGGATCATCGCCCGCGTGCTGTCGGAAAGCGAAGACCATCCCGACGTGGAGCTGCTTCACGAACGCGCCAGCGCGATCGATCCGAAGATTTCGATCGCCACGGTCTATCGCACGGTGCGCCTGTTCGAAGAGGCCGGCATCCTCGACCGCCACGATTTCGGCGACGGCCGCGCGCGCTATGAAGCCGCGCCCGAAGCCCATCACGATCACCTGATCGACGTCGAGAGCGGCAAGGTCGTGGAATTCGTCGATCCCGAGCTCGAGGCGCTGCAGAAAGTCATCGCTGAGCGGCTCGGCTATCGCCTGGTCGATCACCGCATGGAACTCTACGGCGTCCGGCTCGACCGGGAACCGCGGGACGGCTGA